In a genomic window of Coregonus clupeaformis isolate EN_2021a chromosome 27, ASM2061545v1, whole genome shotgun sequence:
- the LOC121541148 gene encoding tRNA pseudouridine synthase A-like isoform X1, translating to MQKIRALIASPRVLRIKSNGWLYKCAGIRWMMSEESGNVLTKPLKRVEEGNGESGENGHIRKKLKSDVEQTGDERKHPKRKVVLLLAYSGKGYYGMQRNAGSSQFKTIEDELVTALIKSGCIPDNHGDDMKKMSFQRCARTDKGVSAAGQVVSLKLWMIEDVKEKINSNLPPQIRVLGLKRVTGGFNSKNSCDARTYSYLLPTVAFAPKDYDTQNSAAFRLEPETLQRVNRLFGSYKGTHNFHNFTSQKAARDPSARRYITEMTCGEPFVRGDTEFAEITVRGQSFMMHQIRKMIGLVIAVVKGYSGDEVLKRSWGEEKVDVPKAPGLGLVLEKVHFDRYNKRFGGDGLHECLEWTEEEQAILAFKEEHIYPSIVKTECQEGSMASWMATLPIHDFEATATGAQDKDRGQDDDEEGNGSDSAL from the exons ATGCAGAAAATTCGAGCCTTGATAGCAAGTCCACGAGTGTTGCGTATCAAAAGCAACG GTTGGCTTTACAAGTGTGCAGGGATAAGGTGGATGATGAGCGAAGAGTCAGGGAATGTGCTGACCAAGCCACTGAAACGAGTGGAGGAGGGAAATGGAGAGTCGGGTGAGAATGGGCACATCAGAAAAAAGCTTAAGTCTGATGTAGAACAGACTGGTGACGAGAGGAAACACCCGAAAAGAAAAGTGGTCCTGCTTTTGGCATATTCAGGCAAAGGTTACTATGGTATGCAG AGAAATGCTGGATCATCCCAGTTCAAAACCATTGAGGATGAGCTGGTCACAGCACTGATTAAGTCTGGGTGCATCCCAGACAACCATGGAGATGACATGAAAAAAATGTCATTCCAAAGATGTGCAAGAACAGACAAG GGTGTTTCTGCAGCAGGTCAAGTGGTCTCTCTAAAACTATGGATGATTGAAGACGTAAAGGAAAAGATCAACTCCAATCTTCCTCCACAGATCAGAGTGCTGG GTCTGAAACGAGTGACTGGGGGCTTCAATTCTAAAAACAGCTGTGACGCCCGCACATACTCCTACCTGCTCCCCACAGTGGCCTTCGCCCCAAAAGACTATGACACCCAGAATTCTGCTGCATTCCGCCTGGAGCCAGAGACACTGCAGAGAGTAAACCGGCTGTTTGGCAGCTACAAGGGCACTCATAACTTTCACAACTTCACCTCCCAGAAGGCCGCACGGGACCCCAGCGCCCGCCGCTACATCACAGAGATGACCTGTGGCGAGCCCTTTGTGCGCGGTGACACAGAGTTCGCTGAGATTACCGTGCGTGGCCAGAGCTTCATGATGCATCAAATCCGGAAGATGATTGGCCTGGTGATAGCTGTGGTGAAGGGCTATTCTGGGGATGAGGTGTTGAAGCGAAGTTGGGGCGAGGAGAAGGTGGATGTGCCCAAGGCCCCTGGGCTGGGCCTGGTGCTCGAGAAGGTGCACTTTGACAGGTACAACAAGCGCTTCGGTGGGGATGGCCTCCATGAGTGCCTGGAGTGGACTGAAGAGGAGCAGGCTATCTTGGCCTTCAAGGAGGAACACATCTATCCCAGCATTGTGAAGACTGAGTGCCAGGAAGGGTCCATGGCCAGCTGGATGGCCACACTGCCCATACATGACTTTGAGGCCACTGCAACAGGGGCTCAGGATAAGGACAGGGGGCAG GATGATGACGAGGAGGGTAATGGTTCAGATTCTGCACTTTGA
- the LOC121541148 gene encoding tRNA pseudouridine synthase A-like isoform X2 translates to MMSEESGNVLTKPLKRVEEGNGESGENGHIRKKLKSDVEQTGDERKHPKRKVVLLLAYSGKGYYGMQRNAGSSQFKTIEDELVTALIKSGCIPDNHGDDMKKMSFQRCARTDKGVSAAGQVVSLKLWMIEDVKEKINSNLPPQIRVLGLKRVTGGFNSKNSCDARTYSYLLPTVAFAPKDYDTQNSAAFRLEPETLQRVNRLFGSYKGTHNFHNFTSQKAARDPSARRYITEMTCGEPFVRGDTEFAEITVRGQSFMMHQIRKMIGLVIAVVKGYSGDEVLKRSWGEEKVDVPKAPGLGLVLEKVHFDRYNKRFGGDGLHECLEWTEEEQAILAFKEEHIYPSIVKTECQEGSMASWMATLPIHDFEATATGAQDKDRGQDDDEEGNGSDSAL, encoded by the exons ATGATGAGCGAAGAGTCAGGGAATGTGCTGACCAAGCCACTGAAACGAGTGGAGGAGGGAAATGGAGAGTCGGGTGAGAATGGGCACATCAGAAAAAAGCTTAAGTCTGATGTAGAACAGACTGGTGACGAGAGGAAACACCCGAAAAGAAAAGTGGTCCTGCTTTTGGCATATTCAGGCAAAGGTTACTATGGTATGCAG AGAAATGCTGGATCATCCCAGTTCAAAACCATTGAGGATGAGCTGGTCACAGCACTGATTAAGTCTGGGTGCATCCCAGACAACCATGGAGATGACATGAAAAAAATGTCATTCCAAAGATGTGCAAGAACAGACAAG GGTGTTTCTGCAGCAGGTCAAGTGGTCTCTCTAAAACTATGGATGATTGAAGACGTAAAGGAAAAGATCAACTCCAATCTTCCTCCACAGATCAGAGTGCTGG GTCTGAAACGAGTGACTGGGGGCTTCAATTCTAAAAACAGCTGTGACGCCCGCACATACTCCTACCTGCTCCCCACAGTGGCCTTCGCCCCAAAAGACTATGACACCCAGAATTCTGCTGCATTCCGCCTGGAGCCAGAGACACTGCAGAGAGTAAACCGGCTGTTTGGCAGCTACAAGGGCACTCATAACTTTCACAACTTCACCTCCCAGAAGGCCGCACGGGACCCCAGCGCCCGCCGCTACATCACAGAGATGACCTGTGGCGAGCCCTTTGTGCGCGGTGACACAGAGTTCGCTGAGATTACCGTGCGTGGCCAGAGCTTCATGATGCATCAAATCCGGAAGATGATTGGCCTGGTGATAGCTGTGGTGAAGGGCTATTCTGGGGATGAGGTGTTGAAGCGAAGTTGGGGCGAGGAGAAGGTGGATGTGCCCAAGGCCCCTGGGCTGGGCCTGGTGCTCGAGAAGGTGCACTTTGACAGGTACAACAAGCGCTTCGGTGGGGATGGCCTCCATGAGTGCCTGGAGTGGACTGAAGAGGAGCAGGCTATCTTGGCCTTCAAGGAGGAACACATCTATCCCAGCATTGTGAAGACTGAGTGCCAGGAAGGGTCCATGGCCAGCTGGATGGCCACACTGCCCATACATGACTTTGAGGCCACTGCAACAGGGGCTCAGGATAAGGACAGGGGGCAG GATGATGACGAGGAGGGTAATGGTTCAGATTCTGCACTTTGA